Proteins co-encoded in one Flavivirga eckloniae genomic window:
- a CDS encoding glycosyltransferase family 2 protein — translation MSVLKKNVFVIIVSYNGEKWLVKNLESLKQSLFPIKTIVIDNSSSDNTVEIVKSFSDVQLILSKENLGFGKANNLGIKEALNQGADYVFLLNQDTWIYPETIGNLIKVAELDEKYGIISPIHFSGDENVLDENFKVYWSKKTAAITKNLDEVPFVNAAAWLISKQVIEKVGYFELMFSHYGEDRNYADRVRYHNYKTVIVKDAKICHDREIRRHFNKDIIQSKYQLLGDVLNVNSSIFGGYFNAIRSVFGLPKYFYKYYTLSQVLQLFFKLNVYYLVLKMKIFTILKKRGGYKI, via the coding sequence ATGAGTGTTTTAAAAAAAAATGTTTTCGTCATTATTGTTTCCTATAACGGAGAAAAATGGCTGGTTAAAAACTTAGAAAGTTTAAAACAATCGTTATTTCCTATTAAAACTATTGTAATAGATAATAGTTCTTCAGATAATACGGTCGAGATTGTAAAATCATTTTCAGACGTACAATTAATTTTAAGTAAAGAGAACTTAGGGTTTGGAAAAGCTAATAACTTAGGAATTAAAGAAGCCTTAAATCAAGGTGCTGATTATGTTTTTCTTCTAAATCAAGATACATGGATTTATCCTGAAACTATCGGGAATTTAATTAAAGTTGCAGAACTTGATGAAAAATATGGGATTATAAGTCCAATCCATTTTTCGGGAGATGAAAATGTTTTAGATGAAAACTTTAAAGTTTATTGGAGTAAAAAGACAGCTGCCATTACAAAAAACTTAGATGAAGTTCCTTTTGTAAATGCAGCAGCATGGTTGATTTCCAAACAGGTCATAGAAAAAGTTGGATATTTTGAACTTATGTTTAGTCACTATGGTGAAGATCGAAATTATGCAGATAGAGTGCGATACCATAATTATAAAACAGTCATCGTAAAAGATGCAAAAATTTGTCACGATAGGGAAATTCGAAGACACTTTAATAAAGACATTATTCAATCTAAATATCAGCTTTTAGGAGACGTTTTAAACGTTAATTCTTCCATATTTGGAGGCTATTTTAATGCTATACGTTCTGTTTTTGGTTTGCCAAAATATTTTTATAAATATTATACACTATCCCAAGTGTTACAATTATTTTTTAAATTGAATGTCTATTATTTGGTATTAAAAATGAAGATTTTCACTATTTTAAAGAAACGAGGAGGCTATAAAATATGA
- a CDS encoding HAD-IIIC family phosphatase, whose protein sequence is MYESEVYIKTIQDNLPHEVWKQFSDTYRDIKRRSLLHWTEHCTECAMPTCFKTCDLYSPRVDGKCQRFVEGIERLDQPKEIHTTSQILKIQFKKWGVLATQGNNELYDCSENEKKEESELKLTRLIHHVPIKFVKKKLIQKRYSQKKNKIINEQNKGTKTPDVFLLEIYNPTEDIVPLGLVIRNDNPKYSKIPFQYRIELAPGYNKEVIPFDEIAKRVKTELPYRINLIPENIDSEHPLYFGTTEFVQLKEYRQPNQETKKIKCIVWDLDNTVWNGTLVEDGIENLKLKEGIKAVLKQVEEKGIVNSIASKNSYDTAMAALKHFGIDDFFLYPKISWLPKSKGLKEIALDLNININTFLFVDDSEFERKEIETTLPQVKLMDAIHYQTILDLEELQIPITNESINRKSFYANEAKRKTLSDDYEGEYFDFLQSCNIELEIEALKEEHFERVYELTQRTNQMNFSGNRYAKDDIAKIYNDKDLSAYILRCKDQFGDYGIIGFGMIKKSKNQLIDLMFSCRIQSKRVEHAFLTHILERYLEWGDFWVAYNHTEKNKFSAQVFNDFGFETIQKEGAFRELKFSQNRAIHNDKIITVTERN, encoded by the coding sequence ATGTACGAATCAGAAGTATACATTAAAACAATTCAAGATAATTTACCTCACGAAGTCTGGAAACAATTTTCAGATACCTATAGAGATATAAAACGTAGAAGCTTACTGCATTGGACGGAGCATTGTACAGAATGCGCGATGCCAACATGCTTTAAAACTTGCGATTTGTATTCACCTAGGGTTGATGGGAAATGTCAACGATTTGTAGAAGGTATTGAGAGGCTCGACCAGCCTAAAGAAATACATACAACATCACAAATATTAAAAATTCAGTTTAAAAAATGGGGTGTTTTAGCTACGCAGGGTAATAATGAGTTGTACGATTGTAGCGAAAATGAAAAGAAGGAAGAAAGCGAGTTAAAGTTAACAAGACTGATTCACCATGTTCCGATAAAATTTGTCAAGAAAAAATTAATTCAAAAAAGGTATAGTCAGAAAAAAAATAAAATAATAAATGAGCAAAATAAGGGGACAAAAACTCCAGATGTTTTTTTATTGGAAATTTACAATCCAACGGAAGATATTGTTCCTTTAGGTTTGGTAATAAGAAACGATAACCCTAAGTATAGTAAAATACCGTTTCAATACAGAATTGAGTTAGCACCGGGGTACAACAAAGAAGTTATTCCATTTGATGAGATTGCAAAGCGTGTTAAAACCGAACTCCCCTATCGCATCAATCTTATTCCTGAAAATATAGATAGTGAACATCCGCTGTATTTTGGAACAACCGAATTTGTTCAATTAAAGGAATATAGACAGCCCAATCAAGAAACCAAAAAAATAAAATGTATTGTTTGGGATTTGGACAATACCGTATGGAACGGGACACTGGTAGAAGATGGTATTGAAAATCTTAAACTTAAAGAAGGCATTAAAGCGGTTTTAAAACAGGTAGAAGAAAAAGGCATAGTAAATTCTATAGCAAGTAAAAATAGTTATGATACCGCTATGGCTGCATTAAAACATTTTGGTATTGATGATTTTTTTCTTTACCCAAAGATTTCATGGCTGCCAAAAAGTAAAGGGTTGAAGGAAATAGCTCTTGATTTAAACATTAATATTAATACATTCTTGTTTGTTGACGATTCCGAATTTGAAAGAAAGGAAATAGAAACAACACTACCTCAGGTTAAGTTAATGGATGCCATTCATTACCAGACGATACTCGATTTGGAAGAACTACAAATACCGATTACTAACGAAAGTATAAACAGAAAATCCTTTTATGCTAATGAAGCTAAAAGAAAAACGCTTTCTGATGATTATGAAGGTGAGTATTTTGATTTTCTTCAGAGTTGTAATATTGAATTAGAAATTGAAGCTTTGAAAGAGGAACATTTTGAAAGGGTTTACGAACTTACCCAAAGGACAAACCAGATGAATTTTTCAGGTAATCGATATGCTAAGGACGATATAGCTAAGATTTATAATGATAAAGACCTTTCTGCTTATATATTAAGGTGTAAAGACCAATTTGGTGATTATGGAATTATTGGATTTGGTATGATTAAAAAATCTAAAAACCAGCTTATAGACCTTATGTTTAGTTGTCGTATCCAGAGTAAAAGAGTAGAACATGCTTTTTTAACCCATATTTTGGAACGTTATCTTGAATGGGGTGATTTTTGGGTGGCTTACAACCACACAGAAAAGAATAAATTCTCGGCACAGGTTTTTAATGATTTTGGGTTTGAAACCATACAAAAAGAAGGTGCTTTTAGAGAGCTTAAATTTAGCCAGAACAGAGCTATACACAACGATAAAATAATAACGGTAACAGAACGTAACTAA
- a CDS encoding TylF/MycF/NovP-related O-methyltransferase encodes MSENRNKGKINDYYNKSAAYKNRFQLHDKILSELKNKPVFYYEFGVAGGDMIKKWSETNKVKESRFIGFDSFEGLPESWEDKKAGHFDQKGNFPDVNNDTRVRFVKGWFQDSVYDTLKDCDFNEQCVYHLDADLFSSTLYVLFQIFPKLKANDILIFDEFSSHDHEFEAFELFKKCINDKWQFEFIGAVNNYRQVAFILK; translated from the coding sequence ATGAGCGAAAATAGAAATAAAGGTAAAATCAATGATTATTATAATAAATCTGCAGCATATAAAAACCGATTTCAACTTCATGATAAGATTTTATCTGAATTAAAAAACAAACCTGTTTTTTATTACGAATTCGGTGTAGCGGGTGGTGATATGATAAAGAAATGGTCTGAAACGAATAAAGTAAAGGAATCGCGTTTTATTGGCTTTGATTCGTTTGAAGGACTTCCAGAAAGTTGGGAAGATAAAAAAGCAGGTCATTTCGATCAGAAAGGAAACTTTCCTGATGTTAATAATGATACTAGGGTAAGATTTGTAAAAGGATGGTTTCAAGATTCGGTTTACGACACATTAAAGGATTGTGACTTTAATGAGCAATGTGTATATCATTTGGATGCCGATTTATTTTCGTCTACACTTTATGTACTATTTCAAATATTCCCCAAGCTTAAAGCAAATGATATATTGATATTTGACGAATTTTCTAGTCATGACCATGAGTTTGAAGCATTCGAATTATTTAAAAAATGTATAAATGATAAATGGCAATTCGAGTTTATTGGGGCTGTTAATAATTATAGACAGGTGGCATTTATATTGAAATAA
- a CDS encoding polysaccharide deacetylase family protein — translation MGIVKDALYKVSNKKLLPIFKKQSIYPYYHIIKDNQVAHIENLYSFKNIEQFLMDVDILINNYKPLNPKDLLDNKIPKNSFLLSFDDGLEEAYSVIYPILKKKNIKAIFFVNPNFIDNKEGLYKHYISIIISSLKGKNFEKSSLDKISNIFSFSYTTTGDFKQKLTKIKFAEREKVNEVLNFLNINITDYLKTHKPYITKEQIAEMIEDGFYFGGHTMTHPPLHQLSHEEQKAEIINSITWLKDNFDIDYSLFAFPFSDKSVSKKLLEELLKYDSNLKVFGNSGLKKDMDTRIIQRFSLENPNKQTEKSIVVENLYKYFNKAIGKYHIKRK, via the coding sequence ATGGGAATTGTAAAAGATGCTTTATACAAAGTTTCAAACAAAAAATTATTACCAATATTTAAAAAACAGAGCATATATCCATACTATCATATAATAAAGGATAATCAGGTAGCTCATATTGAAAACTTGTATTCATTCAAGAACATTGAACAATTCTTAATGGACGTCGATATTTTAATCAATAATTACAAGCCTCTAAATCCAAAGGATTTATTAGATAATAAAATTCCGAAAAACAGTTTTTTACTTTCGTTTGATGATGGTTTGGAAGAGGCATATTCTGTAATCTATCCTATCTTAAAGAAAAAGAATATTAAAGCAATATTTTTTGTAAACCCCAATTTTATAGATAACAAGGAGGGACTTTACAAACATTATATAAGCATTATAATCTCAAGTTTAAAAGGCAAGAATTTTGAGAAAAGTAGTTTGGATAAGATTAGCAACATATTTTCTTTTTCGTATACTACCACAGGAGATTTTAAGCAAAAACTAACAAAAATTAAGTTTGCAGAAAGAGAGAAAGTTAATGAGGTTTTAAACTTTTTGAATATCAATATAACTGACTATTTAAAAACACATAAACCGTATATTACAAAAGAGCAGATTGCGGAAATGATAGAAGACGGTTTTTATTTTGGGGGGCATACTATGACGCATCCTCCGCTCCATCAATTATCGCATGAAGAACAAAAAGCAGAAATAATCAATTCTATAACATGGTTAAAGGATAATTTCGATATTGATTATTCTCTGTTTGCTTTCCCATTTTCAGATAAATCAGTTTCAAAAAAGTTATTAGAAGAACTCTTGAAGTATGATAGTAATTTAAAAGTGTTTGGTAATTCTGGTTTAAAGAAGGATATGGATACAAGAATAATTCAACGATTTTCACTGGAAAACCCAAATAAGCAAACAGAAAAAAGCATTGTTGTAGAGAACCTTTATAAATATTTTAATAAAGCTATAGGGAAATATCATATTAAAAGAAAATAA